Proteins from a single region of Camelus ferus isolate YT-003-E chromosome 23, BCGSAC_Cfer_1.0, whole genome shotgun sequence:
- the DYRK3 gene encoding dual specificity tyrosine-phosphorylation-regulated kinase 3 isoform X2, with protein MCRLGDGVYDTFMMIDETKCPPCSNVLCNPSEPPLPRRLNITTEHLTRDHTQRLLNGGEMKVEELFQEFGNRKSDTIQSDGIHDSEKRSPAVPQGKSSDSLNTVKSSSSSKASKVVPLTPEQALKQYKHQLTAYEKLEIVNYPEIYFVGPNAKKRHGVFGGPNNGGYDDAEGAYIHVPRDHLAYRYEVLKIIGKGSFGQVARVYDHKLRQYVALKMVRNEKRFHRQAAEEIRILEHLKKQDKTGSMNVIHMLESFTFRNHVCMAFELLSIDLYELIKKNKFQGFSIQLVRKFAQSILQSLDALHKNKIIHCDLKPENILLKHHGRSATKVIDFGSSCFEYQKLYTYIQSRFYRAPEIILGNRYSTPIDIWSFGCILAELLTGQPLFPGEDEGDQLACMMELLGMPPPKLLEQSKRAKYFINSKGLPRYCSVTTQADGKVMLVGGRSRRGKKRGPPGSKDWVTALKGCDDYLFIEFLKRCLHWDPSARLTPAQALRHPWINKSAPRPLAIEKVPGKRVVNPANAFQGLGSKLPPVVGIANKLKANLMSETNGGIPLCSVLPKLIS; from the coding sequence ATCACCACCGAGCATTTAACGAGAGATCATACCCAGCGCCTTCTGAATGGAGGTGAAATGAAGGTAGAAGAGCTGTTTCAAGAATTTGGCAACAGAAAGTCTGATACCATTCAGTCCGATGGCATCCACGACTCGGAGAAACGCTCTCCTGCCGTTCCTCAGGGTAAAAGTTCAGACAGCTTAAATACCGTAAAATCCAGCAGTTCATCCAAAGCATCCAAAGTGGTGCCTCTCACTCCAGAACAAGCACTGAAGCAGTATAAACACCAACTCACTGCTTATGAGAAGCTGGAGATCGTCAATTATCCAGAAATTTACTTTGTGGGTCCAAACGCCAAAAAAAGACACGGAGTTTTTGGTGGTCCCAATAATGGGGGATATGATGATGCTGAAGGGGCCTATATTCATGTGCCTCGAGACCATCTAGCCTATCGATATGAGGTGCTGAAAATTATTGGAAAGGGCAGTTTTGGGCAGGTAGCCCGAGTGTACGATCACAAACTTCGGCAGTATGTGGCCCTGAAGATGGTACGCAACGAGAAGCGCTTCCATCGCCAGGCGGCCGAGGAGATCCGGATTTTGGAGCATCTTAAAAAGCAGGATAAAACCGGTAGCATGAACGTCATTCACATGCTGGAAAGTTTCACATTCCGGAACCACGTTTGCATGGCCTTTGAATTGCTGAGCATAGACCTGTAtgagctcattaaaaaaaacaagtttcaggGTTTTAGCATCCAGTTAGTACGCAAGTTTGCTCAATCCATCTTGCAATCCTTGGATGCTCTCCACAAAAATAAGATCATTCACTGTGACTTGAAGCCAGAAAACATTCTCCTGAAACACCACGGGCGTAGCGCGACCAAAGTCATTGACTTCGGGTCCAGCTGTTTCGAGTACCAGAAGCTTTACACGTACATTCAGTCTCGGTTCTACAGAGCTCCCGAGATCATCTTAGGAAACCGCTACAGCACGCCCATTGACATATGGAGTTTTGGCTGCATCCTTGCAGAACTCTTAACAGGACAGCCTCTCTTCCCTGGAGAGGATGAAGGAGACCAGCTGGCCTGTATGATGGAGCTTCTGGGGATGCCACCACCGAAACTTCTGGAGCAATCCAAACGTGCCAAGTACTTTATTAACTCCAAGGGCCTACCTCGCTACTGTTCCGTGACTACTCAGGCAGATGGGAAGGTTATGCTGGTGGGGGGTCGTTCACGGAGGGGTAAAAAGCGGGGTCCCCCAGGCAGCAAAGACTGGGTGACAGCCCTGAAAGGGTGTGATGACTACTTATTTATAGAGTTTCTGAAAAGGTGTCTTCACTGGGACCCCTCTGCCCGTCTGACCCCAGCTCAAGCACTGAGACACCCATGGATTAACAAGTCAGCGCCCAGACCTCTTGCCATTGAAAAGGTGCCAGGCAAACGGGTAGTAAATCCTGCAAACGCTTTCCAGGGACTGGGTTCCAAGCTGCCTCCAGTTGTAGGAATAGCCAATAAGCTTAAAGCTAACTTAATGTCAGAAACCAATGGTGGTATACCTCTGTGTAGTGTATTGCCAAAACTGATTAGCTAG
- the DYRK3 gene encoding dual specificity tyrosine-phosphorylation-regulated kinase 3 isoform X3 has product MKVEELFQEFGNRKSDTIQSDGIHDSEKRSPAVPQGKSSDSLNTVKSSSSSKASKVVPLTPEQALKQYKHQLTAYEKLEIVNYPEIYFVGPNAKKRHGVFGGPNNGGYDDAEGAYIHVPRDHLAYRYEVLKIIGKGSFGQVARVYDHKLRQYVALKMVRNEKRFHRQAAEEIRILEHLKKQDKTGSMNVIHMLESFTFRNHVCMAFELLSIDLYELIKKNKFQGFSIQLVRKFAQSILQSLDALHKNKIIHCDLKPENILLKHHGRSATKVIDFGSSCFEYQKLYTYIQSRFYRAPEIILGNRYSTPIDIWSFGCILAELLTGQPLFPGEDEGDQLACMMELLGMPPPKLLEQSKRAKYFINSKGLPRYCSVTTQADGKVMLVGGRSRRGKKRGPPGSKDWVTALKGCDDYLFIEFLKRCLHWDPSARLTPAQALRHPWINKSAPRPLAIEKVPGKRVVNPANAFQGLGSKLPPVVGIANKLKANLMSETNGGIPLCSVLPKLIS; this is encoded by the coding sequence ATGAAGGTAGAAGAGCTGTTTCAAGAATTTGGCAACAGAAAGTCTGATACCATTCAGTCCGATGGCATCCACGACTCGGAGAAACGCTCTCCTGCCGTTCCTCAGGGTAAAAGTTCAGACAGCTTAAATACCGTAAAATCCAGCAGTTCATCCAAAGCATCCAAAGTGGTGCCTCTCACTCCAGAACAAGCACTGAAGCAGTATAAACACCAACTCACTGCTTATGAGAAGCTGGAGATCGTCAATTATCCAGAAATTTACTTTGTGGGTCCAAACGCCAAAAAAAGACACGGAGTTTTTGGTGGTCCCAATAATGGGGGATATGATGATGCTGAAGGGGCCTATATTCATGTGCCTCGAGACCATCTAGCCTATCGATATGAGGTGCTGAAAATTATTGGAAAGGGCAGTTTTGGGCAGGTAGCCCGAGTGTACGATCACAAACTTCGGCAGTATGTGGCCCTGAAGATGGTACGCAACGAGAAGCGCTTCCATCGCCAGGCGGCCGAGGAGATCCGGATTTTGGAGCATCTTAAAAAGCAGGATAAAACCGGTAGCATGAACGTCATTCACATGCTGGAAAGTTTCACATTCCGGAACCACGTTTGCATGGCCTTTGAATTGCTGAGCATAGACCTGTAtgagctcattaaaaaaaacaagtttcaggGTTTTAGCATCCAGTTAGTACGCAAGTTTGCTCAATCCATCTTGCAATCCTTGGATGCTCTCCACAAAAATAAGATCATTCACTGTGACTTGAAGCCAGAAAACATTCTCCTGAAACACCACGGGCGTAGCGCGACCAAAGTCATTGACTTCGGGTCCAGCTGTTTCGAGTACCAGAAGCTTTACACGTACATTCAGTCTCGGTTCTACAGAGCTCCCGAGATCATCTTAGGAAACCGCTACAGCACGCCCATTGACATATGGAGTTTTGGCTGCATCCTTGCAGAACTCTTAACAGGACAGCCTCTCTTCCCTGGAGAGGATGAAGGAGACCAGCTGGCCTGTATGATGGAGCTTCTGGGGATGCCACCACCGAAACTTCTGGAGCAATCCAAACGTGCCAAGTACTTTATTAACTCCAAGGGCCTACCTCGCTACTGTTCCGTGACTACTCAGGCAGATGGGAAGGTTATGCTGGTGGGGGGTCGTTCACGGAGGGGTAAAAAGCGGGGTCCCCCAGGCAGCAAAGACTGGGTGACAGCCCTGAAAGGGTGTGATGACTACTTATTTATAGAGTTTCTGAAAAGGTGTCTTCACTGGGACCCCTCTGCCCGTCTGACCCCAGCTCAAGCACTGAGACACCCATGGATTAACAAGTCAGCGCCCAGACCTCTTGCCATTGAAAAGGTGCCAGGCAAACGGGTAGTAAATCCTGCAAACGCTTTCCAGGGACTGGGTTCCAAGCTGCCTCCAGTTGTAGGAATAGCCAATAAGCTTAAAGCTAACTTAATGTCAGAAACCAATGGTGGTATACCTCTGTGTAGTGTATTGCCAAAACTGATTAGCTAG